CCGTCCTGGGCGTCTCGATCCCCGGGTTCTGGCTGGGCCTGATGTTGATCCTCCTCTTCTCCGTGAGGCTCGGCTGGCTCCCGGTCTCCGGGACCGGCACCTGGAAGCACCTGGTCCTGCCGGCCTTCACCCTCGGCCTGCTCAGCTCGGCCATCCTTGCCCGGCTGACGCGCGCCAGCATGCTGGAGGCACTTTCGGGCGACTACGTCCGGACGGCCCGCGCCAAGGGGCTGCGTGAGTGGTGGGTCGTGATTCGTCACGCGCTGCGCAACGCCCTGATCCCGATCGTGACGATGCTCGGCCTCCAGATCGGCGGGCTCCTCTCCGGGGCCTTCATCATCGAGGCGGTCTTCGGCTACTCGGGCATCGGCCTGCTCGCGGTGGGCGCGCTGCAGACGCGCGACTTCCCCCTGATCCAGGGAATCGTGCTCATGGTGTCGCTGATCTACGTCGGGGTGAACCTCCTGGTGGACATCATCTATGCCGCGATCGATCCGCGCATCAGCTACTCATAGGCAGGGGGACATGAACGCAGACCGGCAAACCATGCAGCGGGTCGATGCCAAAGGTGCTTTGCCGCTCGGCGCCGGCGCCGCGCCTCGCTCCCAGCGCCAGATCGTGTGGCGGCGACTGCGCTCGAACCGCCTGGCCATGCTCGGCGGGGTCATCGTCGGGACGCTGATCCTGCTCGCCATCTTCGCTCCCGTCCTCGCGCGCTACGACCCGACCGAGATGCGGCTGTCGGACCAGTTCCTGCCGCCCAGCCTGGAGCACCCCTTCGGCACCGACGACTTCGGGCGGGACATCCTGACGCGCATCCTCTACGGCGCGCGCATCTCGCTGCGAGTCGGCCTGGTGGCGGTCGGGATCGCCGCGATCGTCGGGTCGATCATCGGCATGACAGCCGGTTACTTCGGCGGCTGGTTCGACATCATCAGCCAGCGCGTGATCGACGTCATGCTCGCCTTCCCGGATCTCCTCCTCGCGCTGGCGATCATCGCCGTGCTCGGCCCGAGCCTGACGAACGTCATGATCGCCGTCGGGATCGGCTCGGTACCGACCTATGCCCGGCTGATGCGCGGGCAGGTGCTCTCGCTGAAGCGCAAGGAGTACGTGGAGGCGGCGCGGGCTATCGGCGCGCCGACCCGGCGCATCCTGTTCGTCCACATCCTCCCGAACGCGCTCTCGCCGATGATCGTGCTCGCCTCGCTCGGCATCGCCAGCTCGATCCTTTCGGCTGCCGCGCTCAGCTTCATCGGCATGGGCGCCCAGCCGCCGACGCCCGAGTGGGGCGCGATGCTCAGCAACGGCCGCGAGTTCCTACGCGAAGAGTGGTGGATCGCCACCTTCCCCGGCCTCGCGATCGCCATCACCGTGCTGGGCTTCAATATCCTGGGGGACGGTCTGCGCGACGCGCTCGACCCGCAGTCCCGCGACTGACGCAGGTGCAGCGGAGGGAGTAGGGAACCAGAGCACTTCCGGGCCGTGACGGCCCATCGGTCGTGAGTGGACGCAGCCCTGCTGCCCTCGCCCGGCCACGGCGGGGGCCGGCAGGCCGGAAAGGTAATGCGACGCATGAGCAACGAACTGACGCGGCCAGGCACGCTCGACGAGGCCGTGCGCGATGCGATGACGCGCTGGTCGATCCCCGGCATCGCGGTGGGGATCTTCCGCGACGGCGCCGTCGAGACCCACGGCTACGGTGTGGCCAGCCTGGAGACTGGCTTCCCGGTGCGCCCGGACACCCTGTTCCAGATCGGGTCGATCTCTAAGGTCTACACCGCCACCCTGGCCATGCAGCTCGTCGAGGAGGGCAAGCTGTCACTCGACACGCCGGTGATCGAGTACCTGCCCGACCTGAAGCTGGCCGACGCCGATGCCCAGCGCACCATCACCATGCGCCACCTCCTGACCCACACCAGCGGGCTGGAGGGTGACCGCTTCGATGACTACGGCATCGGCGACGACGCCCTCGCCAAGGCGATCGCCGAGTTCCACACCCTGCGCCAGTGGACCGCCCCGGGCGAGCTCTGGTCCTACTGCAACAGCGGGTTCTACCTCGCCGGCCGCGTCATGGAGCAGATCCTGGGCCAGACCTTCGAGCAGGCGATGCGCGAGCGGGTCTTCGCGCCCC
This genomic window from Sphaerobacter thermophilus DSM 20745 contains:
- the nikB gene encoding nickel ABC transporter permease, with amino-acid sequence MLRYIAVRLISAIPVVFGVTLAVFFMVRLVPGDPVDIMFGNQARPTPEQRAAMRKQLGLDLPIHKQYVKFISDALRGDLGRSFRSKRPVMQEILIRLPNTLKLTAASLAVAVVIGTVTGVLAATFKGSWIDNVSMVSAVLGVSIPGFWLGLMLILLFSVRLGWLPVSGTGTWKHLVLPAFTLGLLSSAILARLTRASMLEALSGDYVRTARAKGLREWWVVIRHALRNALIPIVTMLGLQIGGLLSGAFIIEAVFGYSGIGLLAVGALQTRDFPLIQGIVLMVSLIYVGVNLLVDIIYAAIDPRISYS
- the nikC gene encoding nickel transporter permease, translating into MNADRQTMQRVDAKGALPLGAGAAPRSQRQIVWRRLRSNRLAMLGGVIVGTLILLAIFAPVLARYDPTEMRLSDQFLPPSLEHPFGTDDFGRDILTRILYGARISLRVGLVAVGIAAIVGSIIGMTAGYFGGWFDIISQRVIDVMLAFPDLLLALAIIAVLGPSLTNVMIAVGIGSVPTYARLMRGQVLSLKRKEYVEAARAIGAPTRRILFVHILPNALSPMIVLASLGIASSILSAAALSFIGMGAQPPTPEWGAMLSNGREFLREEWWIATFPGLAIAITVLGFNILGDGLRDALDPQSRD